The following are from one region of the Ruficoccus sp. ZRK36 genome:
- a CDS encoding PqiC family protein — MRNIILAPLLFVSLLALGGCSIGDSSSPSRFYVLTPMPEGSEAVSFEGEPPSVGLTRVQIPSTLDRPQMVIYTAPNEVKYNEFNRWSEPLSQGIGETIRRNLLVLMGPGKVSAFPWMQTFPRDYNVQVIVQEFGAYTYRNEVVLRAVYRIERLDGGDRETVAVSEVTYTQPIAGNTQNFDDIVKAESQTLIRLSRDIASEIKKLDSQAEGSGDDGKSKEDSATMPGKDDTADAGKGMLKSHYRTISTE, encoded by the coding sequence ATGCGTAACATCATCCTTGCTCCGCTTTTGTTTGTCAGCCTGCTCGCGTTGGGCGGCTGTTCCATCGGCGATTCTTCCTCGCCGTCGCGCTTCTACGTGCTCACGCCTATGCCCGAGGGCAGCGAGGCGGTCTCCTTTGAGGGGGAGCCGCCCAGTGTCGGCCTGACGCGAGTGCAGATCCCCTCGACCCTGGATCGCCCCCAGATGGTTATCTATACCGCTCCCAACGAAGTTAAGTACAACGAGTTTAATCGCTGGAGCGAGCCCCTGTCTCAGGGCATTGGCGAGACGATCCGGCGCAACCTGCTCGTCCTCATGGGACCGGGTAAGGTATCGGCTTTCCCGTGGATGCAGACCTTCCCGCGTGATTACAACGTCCAGGTCATCGTCCAGGAGTTTGGCGCATACACCTACCGGAATGAGGTTGTGCTGCGTGCGGTCTACCGCATCGAGCGGCTTGATGGGGGCGACCGCGAGACCGTCGCTGTCAGCGAGGTCACCTATACTCAGCCCATCGCCGGTAATACGCAGAACTTTGATGATATCGTAAAGGCCGAGAGTCAGACGCTTATTCGCCTGAGTAGGGACATCGCCTCCGAGATCAAGAAGCTCGATAGCCAGGCAGAGGGCTCTGGTGATGATGGTAAGTCTAAGGAGGACAGCGCGACAATGCCCGGTAAGGACGATACCGCTGATGCCGGTAAGGGCATGCTCAAATCGCACTACCGCACCATCTCCACGGAGTAG
- a CDS encoding FliA/WhiG family RNA polymerase sigma factor codes for MKSETTVRKPEPRKLDNCQHELLEEHYPLVNTVVKSMLSYLPRCADFEELHSVGVTGLVAAVQKFDPEQSGTFKAYASLRIRGAILDELRRMDSLPRTRRAKVRELSKVVEELEQKLGRAPQDAEVADAMGLTMAELERYQQKARPIVLVSLDGAGGQDEDTEATLHEAIADQNSRPCYEDLEKSEYIEMMVELIEELPERQRKVLAMYYHEGMRLAEIAEVFGVSEARICQIHTQALGTLRRLIQRVK; via the coding sequence ATGAAATCTGAAACCACTGTCCGCAAGCCCGAGCCTCGCAAACTGGATAACTGCCAGCATGAGTTGCTTGAGGAACACTACCCGTTAGTGAACACCGTGGTTAAGAGCATGCTTTCGTACCTGCCTCGCTGTGCCGACTTTGAGGAACTGCACAGCGTCGGGGTTACAGGCCTGGTCGCCGCGGTCCAGAAGTTCGACCCCGAGCAATCCGGTACCTTTAAGGCCTACGCCTCCCTCCGCATCCGCGGGGCCATTCTCGATGAGCTGCGCCGCATGGACTCTCTGCCGCGTACGCGCCGCGCCAAGGTGCGTGAGCTGAGCAAGGTGGTCGAAGAGCTTGAGCAGAAGCTGGGTCGCGCTCCTCAGGATGCCGAAGTCGCTGATGCCATGGGCCTGACGATGGCTGAGCTTGAGCGCTATCAGCAGAAGGCTCGCCCGATCGTTCTGGTCTCGCTCGATGGGGCCGGTGGTCAGGATGAAGACACTGAAGCGACCCTGCATGAGGCGATTGCCGACCAGAATAGCCGCCCTTGCTACGAAGACCTTGAGAAGAGCGAGTACATCGAGATGATGGTCGAGTTGATCGAGGAGCTGCCTGAGCGTCAGCGCAAGGTGCTCGCCATGTACTACCACGAAGGTATGCGCCTGGCGGAAATCGCCGAGGTCTTCGGCGTCTCGGAGGCCCGTATCTGCCAGATTCACACGCAGGCTTTGGGTACGCTTCGCCGCCTGATTCAGCGCGTTAAGTAA
- a CDS encoding ATP-binding cassette domain-containing protein: MSEDPAKIKVENLTMAYGSFVVMQDLNFEIKKGEVFVIMGGSGCGKSTLLKHLIGLKDPAKGDIFYDGENFNHAEDEQKLLMLQKFGVLYQGGALWSSMTLAENVGLPLGEFTKLSQKEIRDIATFKLSLVGLRGFEDFYPSEISGGMRKRAGLARAMALDPDVLFFDEPSAGLDPISSRRLDDLILELRDSLGATVVVVTHELASIFAIADKAIFLDAATRRQGAIGNPHDLRDQTENMAVRTFLRRGEEEVPQIL, encoded by the coding sequence ATGAGCGAAGACCCCGCAAAGATCAAAGTCGAGAATCTGACCATGGCCTACGGTTCATTTGTGGTCATGCAGGACCTCAATTTTGAGATCAAAAAGGGCGAGGTTTTCGTGATCATGGGCGGTTCGGGCTGCGGTAAGAGCACGCTCCTCAAGCACCTGATCGGCCTCAAAGACCCGGCCAAAGGCGATATCTTCTACGACGGGGAGAACTTTAACCACGCCGAGGACGAGCAGAAGCTGCTCATGCTCCAGAAGTTCGGGGTCCTCTACCAGGGCGGGGCGCTGTGGAGCTCCATGACGCTGGCGGAAAACGTCGGCCTGCCCCTGGGCGAGTTTACCAAGCTTTCCCAGAAGGAGATCCGCGACATTGCCACCTTCAAGCTGTCGCTGGTGGGCTTACGCGGTTTCGAAGACTTTTACCCGTCCGAGATCAGCGGCGGGATGCGCAAGCGTGCCGGCCTGGCGCGCGCGATGGCCCTGGACCCCGATGTGCTCTTCTTCGATGAGCCCTCCGCCGGTCTCGACCCGATTAGCTCGCGCCGCCTGGACGACTTGATCCTGGAGCTGCGTGATAGCCTCGGGGCGACCGTCGTGGTCGTGACCCACGAGCTGGCCAGTATTTTCGCGATTGCCGACAAGGCGATCTTCCTCGACGCCGCCACGCGGCGCCAGGGAGCCATTGGTAACCCGCATGACTTGCGGGATCAGACCGAGAACATGGCCGTGCGCACCTTCCTGCGTCGTGGCGAGGAGGAGGTTCCTCAAATCCTCTGA
- a CDS encoding MlaD family protein encodes MSKKANPAAIGMFVVGAVVLAVVSLVIFGSGTIFRKTETFILYFEDSINGLEVGAPVKFKGVRIGQVTQIRIRFNQDDESPHVPVFIQIDIDRLKNTLGVDVDLSDDKIFQEQVDILGLRGQLQQASFVTGMLFIELDYDPNAGPAYYVQQRDPESGEYEYKEIPTVSSGLTEVIKKVTTMVDKISKIDFQGIGEKTNDILTRLDDGVAQIQFKEINDKAVALLDNLDAITSDPELKSLSGNLNKTLADGRQFIAMLDKDLDGVIADLKLTLDGARTTLTRIDSLTGNLNNMIEPESPLRYQLESSLFEMSEAMRSIRVLADYLERNPSALLIGKQEN; translated from the coding sequence ATGAGCAAAAAAGCCAATCCTGCCGCCATCGGCATGTTCGTGGTGGGGGCCGTCGTTCTGGCAGTCGTCTCGTTGGTCATTTTCGGCTCGGGCACCATCTTCCGTAAGACCGAGACCTTCATCCTGTACTTCGAGGACTCCATTAACGGCCTGGAGGTCGGCGCGCCCGTCAAGTTCAAGGGCGTACGCATCGGCCAGGTCACTCAGATTCGCATCCGCTTCAATCAGGATGACGAGTCGCCGCACGTTCCGGTCTTTATCCAGATCGACATCGATCGGCTCAAAAACACGCTCGGCGTGGACGTAGATCTCAGTGACGACAAGATATTTCAGGAGCAGGTCGACATCCTCGGGCTGCGCGGCCAGCTCCAGCAGGCCAGCTTTGTCACGGGTATGCTCTTTATCGAGCTGGACTACGACCCGAATGCCGGGCCTGCCTACTACGTGCAGCAGCGCGACCCGGAGTCCGGTGAGTACGAGTATAAGGAGATTCCGACCGTTTCCTCCGGTTTGACCGAAGTGATCAAGAAGGTCACCACTATGGTCGATAAAATCAGTAAGATCGACTTTCAGGGCATCGGTGAAAAGACGAACGATATTCTGACCCGGCTCGATGACGGTGTAGCCCAGATCCAGTTTAAGGAAATTAACGACAAGGCGGTCGCCCTGCTCGATAATCTCGACGCGATCACTTCTGATCCGGAGCTCAAGAGCCTGTCGGGTAATCTGAACAAGACTCTCGCTGACGGGCGCCAGTTTATCGCCATGCTGGATAAGGACCTCGACGGGGTCATCGCCGACCTCAAGCTCACTCTCGATGGTGCCCGGACGACGCTGACGCGTATCGATAGCCTGACCGGGAACCTGAACAATATGATAGAGCCGGAATCACCGCTGCGCTATCAGCTCGAAAGCTCTCTCTTCGAGATGAGCGAGGCCATGCGCTCTATCCGTGTGCTGGCCGACTATCTGGAGCGCAACCCCAGCGCACTGTTGATCGGTAAACAGGAGAACTAA
- a CDS encoding HAD family hydrolase gives MGQDIQSILFDLDGTLIDHFTTIYRCYRHAQKVFGLEPASYEKVRATVGGSVPITMERLLGKEYVEEGVKLFRAHYAEIWKEDLRALPGSLELLKALHEKGYRQAMFTNKEGSNARLISDYLGYTPYLEKVIGTGDTPWRKPQPEFTHYALEQLGAHTETTIMVGDSPWDIAAADAAGLPCLVVATGSHSIADLAANSPAPLGAYADLAELGREFFNVEIEPCPA, from the coding sequence ATGGGGCAGGACATACAGAGCATTCTCTTCGATCTGGACGGGACACTGATCGACCATTTCACGACCATTTACCGCTGCTACCGCCACGCCCAGAAGGTCTTCGGGCTGGAGCCGGCCAGCTACGAAAAGGTACGGGCGACCGTGGGCGGGTCCGTCCCGATCACCATGGAGCGCCTGCTCGGCAAGGAATACGTCGAGGAGGGTGTGAAGCTCTTCCGGGCGCACTATGCGGAGATCTGGAAAGAGGACCTGCGCGCCCTGCCCGGCTCCTTGGAGCTGCTCAAGGCACTTCACGAGAAAGGCTACCGTCAGGCGATGTTTACCAACAAGGAGGGTAGCAACGCCCGCCTCATCTCCGACTATCTCGGCTACACACCGTATCTGGAAAAGGTCATCGGTACCGGCGACACCCCCTGGCGCAAGCCGCAGCCGGAGTTCACGCACTATGCGCTGGAGCAGTTGGGAGCCCATACGGAGACGACGATCATGGTCGGGGACTCCCCCTGGGATATCGCTGCCGCTGACGCAGCCGGGCTGCCCTGCCTCGTCGTAGCCACCGGCAGCCACTCGATCGCAGACCTCGCCGCCAACTCCCCCGCTCCGCTCGGGGCCTATGCCGACCTGGCCGAGCTGGGACGCGAGTTCTTCAATGTGGAGATCGAACCCTGCCCAGCGTAA
- a CDS encoding efflux transporter outer membrane subunit encodes MGSGTDTGIGLGIGIGYEVDLWGRIRAGSRSAEALAIGSEYDVQATALILSGDIASTWLNLLAYREGMRLLNQQVETNRTQLELILLRFANAQSSALDVLQQRQLLAGAEARLPDAERNIRLLENQLSLLLGVPADRTYELDGDHTMPDLPPMPQTGVPADLLLRRPDVRSSYMSLESASWNVAEAKANRLPQISLSADASTAAAAFSDVFDSWSASFLAGLAQPLFDAGARQAEVERQLALARQAMLQYRSVVLAAYKEVRDALANEYWYKQALAALDIELEAAQQEFSEAQLRYVNGQTDYLDVISSLSTLQGLQRERIDAVAQVLGSRIDLYLALGGAIPLENPQPEPILSPEDTIPFVPAIAEVFEGDSSSDQ; translated from the coding sequence GTGGGCTCGGGGACGGATACCGGGATCGGCCTCGGGATCGGTATCGGCTACGAGGTGGACCTGTGGGGGCGCATCCGTGCTGGCTCCAGGAGTGCTGAGGCACTTGCCATTGGTAGCGAGTATGATGTGCAGGCGACAGCGTTGATCTTGAGCGGGGACATTGCCTCGACATGGTTGAACTTGCTGGCCTATCGCGAGGGGATGCGCCTGCTCAACCAGCAGGTCGAGACCAACCGCACCCAGCTTGAACTGATCCTGCTGCGCTTCGCCAATGCGCAGTCCAGCGCACTGGATGTGCTCCAGCAGCGCCAGCTGCTGGCGGGGGCTGAGGCGCGTCTGCCGGACGCCGAGCGTAACATCCGTCTGCTGGAGAACCAACTTTCCCTGTTGTTGGGGGTGCCCGCCGATCGCACCTATGAGCTGGATGGCGATCACACCATGCCCGACCTGCCGCCGATGCCGCAGACCGGCGTCCCTGCCGACCTCTTGCTGCGCCGCCCCGATGTGCGCTCCAGTTATATGTCCCTGGAGTCGGCCAGCTGGAACGTCGCGGAGGCTAAGGCCAACCGCCTGCCGCAGATATCTTTGAGCGCCGACGCGAGCACGGCGGCTGCCGCCTTCAGCGATGTTTTCGACTCATGGTCGGCTTCATTCCTCGCGGGGCTGGCTCAGCCGCTTTTTGACGCGGGTGCGCGTCAGGCCGAGGTGGAGCGTCAGCTGGCACTTGCCCGTCAGGCCATGCTCCAGTACCGCTCGGTGGTCCTTGCCGCCTACAAGGAGGTCCGCGACGCGCTCGCCAACGAATATTGGTACAAGCAGGCGCTGGCTGCGCTGGACATTGAGCTGGAGGCCGCTCAGCAGGAGTTCTCCGAGGCCCAGCTGCGCTACGTCAATGGCCAGACCGACTACCTCGATGTCATTTCATCCCTGTCCACGCTGCAGGGGCTCCAGCGCGAGCGCATTGACGCCGTGGCGCAGGTCCTCGGCTCACGGATCGACCTGTACCTCGCTCTCGGTGGAGCCATCCCTCTGGAGAACCCGCAGCCCGAGCCGATCCTGTCCCCCGAGGACACCATCCCCTTTGTTCCCGCCATCGCCGAAGTCTTTGAAGGCGATTCTTCCTCTGACCAATAA
- a CDS encoding CerR family C-terminal domain-containing protein, with amino-acid sequence MSQLVKKNGETRVRLLQAAAECFALHGYKRATLAQICQEAGANQAAANYHFRDKAGLYREALCHAYGQAQEKHPLPDMGGLATEDQLRQYLAMHCRRIFDEGVGGLFPRMFAKEIAEPTDALEFIFDEVVSDERSVLIRIVRELLGEQATDEDCGLCRLSIIALFQFFNFNRAIRQMATRRRAHKPFDVEMVIEHTLRFALAGIHEKQKEIQERE; translated from the coding sequence ATGAGCCAGTTGGTAAAGAAAAATGGAGAAACCCGGGTGCGCCTGCTACAGGCGGCGGCCGAGTGCTTTGCCCTGCACGGGTACAAGCGGGCGACGCTGGCTCAGATTTGTCAGGAGGCCGGTGCTAATCAGGCTGCCGCGAACTACCACTTCCGGGATAAGGCCGGGCTCTATCGGGAGGCGCTGTGCCATGCCTATGGGCAGGCGCAGGAGAAGCATCCTCTCCCCGATATGGGTGGACTGGCCACGGAAGACCAACTGCGCCAATATCTGGCCATGCACTGTCGCCGGATCTTTGACGAGGGCGTTGGCGGGCTTTTCCCCCGCATGTTCGCCAAAGAGATCGCCGAGCCCACCGATGCGCTTGAGTTTATCTTTGACGAGGTGGTCAGCGATGAGAGAAGCGTCTTGATCCGCATCGTGCGCGAGCTGCTCGGTGAGCAGGCGACCGACGAGGACTGCGGTCTGTGCCGCCTCTCAATCATCGCCTTGTTTCAGTTTTTTAATTTCAACCGGGCCATTCGGCAGATGGCTACCCGCCGCCGAGCCCATAAGCCCTTTGACGTCGAAATGGTGATTGAGCATACCTTGCGTTTTGCCTTGGCAGGCATCCATGAAAAGCAAAAGGAGATCCAGGAGCGTGAATAA
- a CDS encoding pyridoxamine 5'-phosphate oxidase family protein, which yields MKTIPEAILKAWDEEREGFCILTTATPDGEPNAIYVGIVGHCPEGFFIANNYFHKTLANLEANPKASLLFITKERKAYQIKGTISFLTEGPVYDAMKAANKPEYPGHSAALLSVETIYSGAEQLV from the coding sequence ATGAAAACGATACCCGAAGCGATCCTGAAAGCCTGGGACGAAGAACGAGAAGGCTTCTGCATCCTCACAACCGCCACCCCGGACGGCGAACCCAACGCCATCTACGTGGGCATCGTCGGGCACTGCCCCGAAGGCTTCTTCATCGCCAACAACTACTTCCACAAGACGCTGGCCAACCTGGAAGCCAACCCGAAGGCCTCGCTGCTGTTCATCACCAAGGAGCGCAAAGCCTACCAGATCAAGGGTACGATCTCGTTCCTGACGGAAGGCCCCGTCTACGACGCCATGAAGGCCGCCAACAAGCCCGAGTACCCCGGCCACTCTGCTGCGCTCCTCAGCGTTGAGACCATCTACAGCGGCGCCGAGCAACTCGTCTAG
- a CDS encoding efflux RND transporter periplasmic adaptor subunit: protein MSDATDTRPSGRFPWRRTLALFLVALVAAVGAFILIETGPKTSRRPPAPMQADVEVISLERTSARVVVEGMGELIPQRSVNILAQVSGEVVELGSHFSEGRRVEKGELMLRLDDRDYQIALQQAEAALLQAQGDLAIEDGSQTIARREWDLIKEAAAVSGANASLALREPQLQQAKASVTTAEADLADAKLDLERTSIRAPFNAIVLEKNADMGSYVPQQTTVAVLAGVDVYWVQVAIPENQLHWLNVPAPGEDAGSMARVYPNSTTDVYREGYVVALLGDLDPQGRMARLLVAVEDPLAIQPENKGKPVLLLGDYVRVEMDGAELSDVFELPRETFHEGSRVWIADGDDALEVRPITPVWMGDDSVIIDEGLTEGERLVLSNLAMPAPGLKLVVAEVDNPLRAEEEEAR from the coding sequence ATGTCCGACGCAACTGATACCCGTCCCTCTGGCCGCTTCCCCTGGCGGCGTACGCTGGCTCTTTTTCTGGTGGCTCTGGTGGCCGCTGTCGGTGCCTTTATCCTCATCGAGACTGGCCCGAAAACCTCGCGCCGTCCTCCGGCTCCGATGCAGGCCGATGTTGAGGTCATCTCACTGGAGCGCACGAGCGCACGTGTCGTCGTCGAGGGGATGGGGGAATTGATCCCGCAGCGCTCGGTCAATATCCTGGCGCAGGTCAGCGGTGAAGTCGTCGAGCTGGGCTCGCATTTCTCAGAAGGTCGCCGCGTTGAAAAGGGCGAGCTGATGCTGCGGCTCGATGACCGTGACTACCAGATCGCGCTTCAGCAGGCCGAGGCTGCGCTCCTGCAGGCGCAGGGGGATCTCGCGATCGAGGACGGTAGCCAGACCATTGCCCGGCGCGAATGGGACTTGATCAAAGAGGCCGCCGCCGTCTCCGGTGCTAACGCCTCTCTGGCCCTGCGTGAGCCTCAGCTCCAGCAGGCCAAGGCCTCTGTCACCACTGCCGAGGCTGATCTGGCCGACGCCAAGCTCGACCTCGAGCGTACCAGTATCCGCGCTCCTTTTAACGCAATCGTGTTGGAGAAAAACGCCGACATGGGTTCCTATGTGCCCCAGCAGACCACGGTGGCCGTCCTGGCCGGAGTGGATGTTTACTGGGTGCAGGTTGCCATCCCCGAGAATCAACTGCACTGGCTGAATGTACCGGCGCCGGGAGAGGATGCCGGGAGTATGGCCCGCGTGTATCCGAATTCTACGACAGACGTTTACCGTGAGGGCTACGTGGTCGCCCTGCTTGGTGACCTCGATCCACAGGGCCGTATGGCTCGCCTGCTGGTGGCCGTAGAGGACCCTCTCGCCATCCAGCCTGAGAATAAGGGTAAGCCCGTCCTGCTGCTGGGTGATTATGTGAGAGTGGAGATGGACGGCGCTGAGCTTAGCGATGTCTTTGAGCTGCCCCGCGAGACCTTTCACGAGGGGTCGCGTGTCTGGATCGCCGATGGCGACGATGCTCTGGAGGTCCGGCCCATTACACCGGTGTGGATGGGGGATGACTCGGTAATTATCGACGAGGGACTCACCGAGGGCGAGCGGCTTGTCCTCAGTAATCTGGCCATGCCTGCGCCGGGCTTGAAGCTCGTGGTGGCAGAGGTCGACAACCCGCTCAGGGCTGAGGAAGAGGAGGCTCGGTGA
- a CDS encoding ABC transporter permease, producing the protein MPEPDAPPVLDFRRDGGDCLTIVLSGTWKMQQQLPESDRVQQELASGLNKLAFDAQGVTAWDSGLMTFILRCWDLAQEKNLEVDYTGLPKGASGLMDLATAVPEKKDAARGEITRSVFYRVGSHSLALAEEVWDILTFLGDAAISFFRFFTGRARFRWRDLWLVVQQTGAEALPIVALISFLVGLILAYVGAVQLAQFGATVYVADLVGLAMVREMGAIMTGIVMCGRTGAAFAAQLGTMKVSEEIDALQTLGISPMEFLVLPRMIALCCMLPLLVIFSDFIGILGGLVVSLTTLDISFQQFVGRTIAAIDLPNFFSGLIKSVVFGVIVAATGCLRGMQCGDSSAAVGVSATSAVVTGITCIIVADAIFAVIFNILGI; encoded by the coding sequence ATGCCGGAACCAGACGCACCACCCGTACTGGACTTTCGTCGCGATGGCGGCGACTGTCTGACGATCGTGCTCAGTGGAACCTGGAAGATGCAGCAGCAGCTTCCTGAGTCTGACCGCGTGCAGCAGGAGCTTGCCTCCGGCCTGAACAAGCTGGCCTTTGATGCGCAGGGGGTCACGGCATGGGACAGTGGCTTGATGACTTTTATCCTGCGCTGCTGGGATCTCGCCCAGGAGAAAAACCTGGAGGTGGACTATACCGGCCTGCCCAAGGGGGCCAGCGGCCTGATGGATCTGGCTACCGCCGTTCCCGAGAAAAAGGATGCCGCCCGTGGCGAGATCACCCGCTCGGTCTTCTACCGTGTCGGCTCGCACAGTCTGGCACTGGCCGAAGAGGTCTGGGACATTTTGACCTTTCTGGGGGATGCAGCGATTTCGTTTTTCCGCTTTTTCACAGGGCGAGCCCGCTTCCGCTGGCGTGACCTGTGGCTGGTTGTGCAGCAGACTGGGGCCGAGGCCCTGCCGATTGTTGCCCTCATCAGCTTTCTGGTCGGTTTGATTCTGGCCTATGTCGGTGCGGTACAGCTGGCGCAGTTTGGCGCCACCGTGTATGTGGCCGACCTGGTCGGTCTGGCCATGGTCCGCGAGATGGGTGCCATCATGACCGGTATTGTCATGTGTGGCCGGACGGGGGCGGCCTTTGCGGCGCAGTTGGGGACGATGAAAGTCTCTGAAGAGATCGACGCCCTGCAAACGCTCGGCATCTCCCCGATGGAGTTTCTGGTGCTGCCGCGCATGATCGCTTTGTGCTGCATGCTGCCGCTGCTGGTTATTTTCTCTGACTTTATTGGTATCCTCGGGGGGCTGGTCGTCAGCCTGACCACGCTGGATATCTCCTTTCAGCAGTTTGTCGGGCGTACCATTGCCGCGATTGACCTGCCGAATTTCTTCAGTGGCCTGATCAAGTCCGTCGTCTTCGGGGTGATCGTGGCCGCCACGGGCTGTCTGCGCGGTATGCAGTGCGGGGACAGTTCCGCTGCCGTCGGTGTCTCCGCCACCTCAGCGGTGGTGACGGGCATCACCTGCATCATCGTCGCTGACGCGATTTTCGCCGTCATCTTTAACATCCTCGGGATATGA